In Blastopirellula marina, the sequence CCGCAGACTTCGCGTCGCAGTGGCCTGCTTCCGTTCGGGCTACGCCCTCACTCCAGCAGCCCACTGCGATTCCTTTTACCCAATCCGAACTCTCATAACGGTGGGCCAGGTTTTTGGGGCATTTCAAACTGTCGAAGTAGTTGAACCATTTATTGGGTCACGCTCGACGTTCGCCGTTTTGTGTATGTGGCCCACACAATAGGAGAAATATGAATCATTACAGAGAAAAGCAAAAGCACCATGCCGAATCGGCTCGTGCTATTCACGATCTCGCAAAAGCCGAGGAACGTGAACTAACCAAGGAAGAATTGGAATCCTTCAACAATGATGTTGCCATGTCGGAAGAGTACGGCAACAAGGCTGAAAAGCTTGAAAAGCTCGAAGCCATGGAATCCAAAATGAAGGAAAGTGCTGGCCGTATTTCCAAGCCTGAATCCTTCAGTGAACCAGTACATGAAGACGTGGAACGATTCTCCGTTCTTCGAGCCATTCGTCTCAAGCTAGAAGGCAAGCAGCTTGATGGTGTCGAAGCTGAAGTTTCCGATGAAATTGCGAAGCGAAGTGGTAGATCGGCAGAAGGTTTCTACCTTCCAATGACGGCAAAAGCACAGAACTTCGATTTGAACGTTACCACTGGTGCAGGTGGTTTGAACACCACTATTGATTACGGCAACTTCATCGAATTGCTTCGTGCTCAGTTGCTCGTCCAGTCACTTGGTGCTCGTGTCATGACCGACCTTAACGGCACGATCCAGATTCCAAAGCAATCTGGTGGAGCAACGGCCTATTGGATCAATGCCAATGGTTCCAACACGATCACCGCAAGTAATCAAACCATTACACAGGTTCCGCTTGCCCCAAACACCCTTGGTTGTCATACACGCTACACACGTGCATTCTTGAAGCAAACCTCTATGGATGTCGAGCAGTTTATCTTGGCCGACCTTGCCGCAGTACGTGCTTTGGAAGTTGATCGTGCTGTGTTCAACGGCTCTGGATCAGGTGCCGAGCCAGAAGGTTTGCTCCAGAATAGTTCCGTTGCAACTGTTGCATTGGGTAATGATGGTGGTGCTCCAACATTCGGCAAGATGGTCGAAATGGAAACCGCAGTCGCTTCCGAGAATGCCTTGGTTGGTAATCTCAACTACGTCACCACTCCAGCGGGGCGTGGCAAGCTGAAGACGACCCCAGTTGAAAGCGGTAATCCTCGTATGATTTGGGAAGGTAGCCAAATCAACGGATACAACGCCCATGCAACAACGTTGCTTCCGAACGACCTCACAAAGGGTGCCTACGGAGAAAATCTCTCTGCCGCAGTCTTCGGTAACTTCAATGATGTTATTGTCGGCATGTGGGGTGGCGTCGATGTCATCGTGAACCCATACAGCGATGATGACGCTGGTGCTGTGAAGATTACGCTTCTTGGTGAAACCGATATCGCTTTCCGCCATGTCGAATCTTTCAGCAAGTGTATCGACATGGCAACCAGCTAAGACGATTAGCAAAGATCAACCAGAAAGACCGTCATTCGTGGCGGTCTTTTTTCTTTGTCACTCCATACATATCTGCATGGAACTAAATCGAATTATCTACCTGTTGGAAGACACGCTGATCGGCAAACACTACTGCTACGAAAATGATCTTGTGGAAGTCGAATCTGCCGACCGTGCAAAGAAACTGCAAGATAAAGGTGTGGGGCTGATCGTTGATACCGCCTCAGACTTTGCCATCTACCTACGGGACTTACAAAAGAAACGAGAAACCTGCGTAGAGTGCGAACAATTCATCAATCGCATTCGCAAATTCCCCATTGATTGGCAGACGGATGAGTGG encodes:
- a CDS encoding phage major capsid protein, whose translation is MNHYREKQKHHAESARAIHDLAKAEERELTKEELESFNNDVAMSEEYGNKAEKLEKLEAMESKMKESAGRISKPESFSEPVHEDVERFSVLRAIRLKLEGKQLDGVEAEVSDEIAKRSGRSAEGFYLPMTAKAQNFDLNVTTGAGGLNTTIDYGNFIELLRAQLLVQSLGARVMTDLNGTIQIPKQSGGATAYWINANGSNTITASNQTITQVPLAPNTLGCHTRYTRAFLKQTSMDVEQFILADLAAVRALEVDRAVFNGSGSGAEPEGLLQNSSVATVALGNDGGAPTFGKMVEMETAVASENALVGNLNYVTTPAGRGKLKTTPVESGNPRMIWEGSQINGYNAHATTLLPNDLTKGAYGENLSAAVFGNFNDVIVGMWGGVDVIVNPYSDDDAGAVKITLLGETDIAFRHVESFSKCIDMATS